The following are encoded together in the Kingella negevensis genome:
- a CDS encoding Mor transcription activator family protein, which translates to MGTIASDEVLAVIEESVSHTLAERGLPPNIVAAAALSVANKINETFAGQLVYFKTGAKNNAEERRLALIADFETGSYSHGELAKKHRISLQRVYAILKQNNKD; encoded by the coding sequence ATGGGAACGATTGCAAGTGATGAAGTTTTAGCTGTGATTGAAGAAAGTGTAAGCCACACTTTAGCAGAGCGTGGATTGCCCCCTAATATCGTAGCCGCCGCCGCGTTATCCGTAGCAAACAAAATCAATGAAACCTTTGCAGGGCAACTGGTTTACTTCAAAACAGGCGCGAAAAATAACGCGGAAGAACGACGGTTAGCCTTGATTGCCGACTTTGAAACAGGGAGCTATTCACACGGCGAATTAGCCAAAAAACACCGCATTTCTTTACAACGTGTTTACGCCATTTTGAAACAAAATAACAAGGATTAA
- a CDS encoding 2-isopropylmalate synthase → MQLDIDRLISYFGGVNALAEALKAHDPDNAASTAAIYKWRTRGSLPLAQLQKLTELAQSQGKYLDLNAFVKQQFHLDKPIMNTNNRIIIFDTTLRDGEQSPGASMSKEQKLRVARQLEKMGVDVIEAGFAAASEGDWEAVNEIAKTIKNSTVCSLCRAVEHDIRKAGEAIAPAPKRRIHTFIATSPIHMEHKLKMKPKQMLEAAVKAVKIAKEYTDDVEFSCEDALRSEMDFLVEICTAVIEAGATTINIPDTVGYSIPHKTEAFFRELISKTPNSDKVIWSAHCHNDLGLAVANSLAAAQGGARQIECTINGLGERAGNASLEEIVMALKVRSDVFGLQTGIDTTQIVPASKLVSTVTGYPVQPNKAVVGANAFSHESGIHQDGILKNRETYEIMSAESVGWANNRLTLGKLSGRNAFKTKLAELGIELESEEALNAAFARFKELADKKREIFDEDLHTLVSDEMSNLSQDSYKFISQKIYTETGEEPRAEIVFSVAGEEKRAEATGSGPVDAIFKAIESVANSGAELELYSVNAITKGTESQGETLVRLSKGGRIANGQGGDTDVLVATTRAYLSALSKLAGTGKVKAQGDI, encoded by the coding sequence ATGCAACTAGACATCGACCGACTTATTTCCTACTTCGGCGGCGTAAACGCCCTAGCCGAAGCCCTGAAAGCACATGACCCAGACAACGCAGCCAGCACCGCCGCTATTTACAAATGGCGCACACGCGGTTCCCTACCCTTGGCGCAACTACAAAAGCTCACAGAATTGGCACAGTCGCAAGGTAAATATTTGGATTTGAATGCTTTTGTAAAACAACAATTCCACTTGGACAAACCCATTATGAACACAAACAACCGCATCATCATATTCGACACCACACTGCGCGACGGCGAGCAATCCCCAGGCGCATCAATGTCCAAAGAACAAAAATTGCGCGTTGCCCGTCAGTTAGAAAAAATGGGCGTGGACGTGATTGAAGCAGGCTTTGCCGCAGCCAGCGAAGGCGACTGGGAAGCTGTAAACGAAATCGCCAAAACCATCAAAAATTCAACCGTTTGCTCACTGTGTCGCGCTGTAGAACACGACATTCGCAAAGCAGGCGAAGCCATTGCTCCCGCGCCAAAACGCCGCATTCACACCTTCATTGCCACCAGCCCAATACACATGGAACACAAGCTGAAAATGAAGCCAAAACAAATGCTTGAAGCCGCCGTGAAAGCCGTCAAAATCGCCAAAGAATACACCGACGACGTAGAATTTTCGTGCGAAGACGCATTGCGCAGCGAAATGGATTTCCTAGTCGAAATCTGCACCGCCGTGATTGAAGCAGGCGCAACCACCATCAACATTCCAGACACAGTCGGCTATTCTATTCCGCACAAAACCGAAGCCTTTTTCCGCGAACTGATTAGCAAAACGCCAAATAGCGACAAAGTGATTTGGTCAGCGCACTGCCACAACGATTTGGGTTTAGCTGTTGCCAACTCACTAGCCGCAGCACAAGGCGGCGCACGTCAAATCGAATGCACAATCAATGGCTTAGGCGAACGCGCAGGTAACGCTAGCCTAGAAGAAATCGTGATGGCATTGAAAGTGCGCAGCGATGTATTCGGCTTGCAAACAGGCATCGACACCACCCAAATCGTGCCAGCGTCCAAACTCGTTTCCACCGTAACAGGCTACCCTGTTCAGCCAAACAAAGCCGTGGTCGGCGCAAACGCGTTCTCACACGAATCAGGTATCCACCAAGACGGCATTTTGAAAAACCGCGAAACTTATGAAATTATGTCTGCTGAATCAGTGGGTTGGGCAAACAACCGTCTGACTTTGGGCAAACTTTCAGGTCGCAACGCATTCAAAACCAAGTTAGCAGAATTGGGCATTGAACTAGAAAGCGAAGAGGCATTGAATGCCGCGTTTGCTCGTTTCAAAGAATTGGCAGACAAAAAACGCGAAATCTTTGATGAAGACTTGCACACTTTGGTTTCAGACGAAATGTCTAACTTATCGCAAGACAGCTACAAATTCATCTCACAAAAAATCTACACCGAAACAGGAGAAGAGCCACGCGCAGAAATCGTGTTCAGCGTGGCCGGCGAAGAAAAACGCGCCGAAGCAACGGGCTCTGGTCCTGTGGACGCGATTTTCAAAGCGATTGAAAGCGTTGCCAATAGCGGCGCAGAATTAGAATTGTATTCTGTGAACGCAATTACCAAAGGCACGGAAAGCCAAGGCGAAACGCTGGTGCGCTTGTCTAAAGGTGGACGCATTGCCAACGGTCAAGGTGGCGATACGGACGTTTTAGTTGCTACCACGCGCGCTTATTTGTCCGCATTGTCTAAATTGGCAGGGACTGGCAAAGTGAAAGCACAAGGCGATATTTAA
- the tpiA gene encoding triose-phosphate isomerase: protein MEQEQNIWQQKWVVGNWKMNGQLQENNALVHKLRNFPAMDKVCIGITPPTVYLSQVHNAVQIVLGNKIHTCAQDVSRFPDKGAYTGEVSAEMLRDVGVDIVLIGHSERSLYFNEKNDIQRLKIENVLRVGLIPLLCVGESLKEREDGREKEAVAYQLSVFKGLKTQNFAVAYEPVWAIGTGKVATKEQIADMHEFIYSEILSLVGNNANIRVLYGGSVNEKNAADIFSVPHVDGALVGGASLKYDAFTAIITAAQES, encoded by the coding sequence ATGGAACAAGAACAAAACATTTGGCAACAAAAATGGGTTGTCGGAAACTGGAAAATGAACGGACAACTGCAAGAAAACAATGCACTTGTTCACAAACTACGCAATTTCCCTGCAATGGACAAAGTGTGTATCGGCATCACACCGCCTACCGTTTACCTATCGCAAGTCCACAACGCCGTGCAAATTGTGTTGGGCAACAAAATCCACACTTGCGCTCAAGACGTGAGCCGTTTCCCCGATAAAGGCGCGTATACAGGCGAAGTTTCCGCAGAAATGTTGCGCGATGTAGGCGTGGATATTGTGCTGATTGGACACTCTGAACGCAGCCTGTATTTCAATGAAAAAAACGACATTCAGCGTTTGAAAATTGAAAATGTGTTGAGAGTGGGCTTGATTCCCTTGTTGTGCGTGGGCGAAAGTTTGAAAGAGCGCGAAGACGGTCGTGAAAAAGAAGCAGTTGCTTATCAACTTTCTGTTTTCAAAGGCTTAAAAACGCAAAACTTTGCTGTGGCTTATGAACCTGTTTGGGCGATTGGCACGGGCAAAGTCGCCACCAAAGAGCAAATCGCTGATATGCATGAATTTATTTATAGCGAAATCTTGTCTTTAGTGGGCAATAATGCTAATATCCGCGTTCTCTACGGCGGCAGCGTGAACGAAAAAAATGCCGCCGATATTTTTAGTGTCCCACACGTGGACGGTGCTTTGGTAGGCGGTGCTTCTTTGAAATACGATGCTTTTACTGCCATTATCACTGCCGCTCAGGAATCTTGA
- a CDS encoding DUF7146 domain-containing protein, with translation MKTQNNRPSVQDVKAAAHDRWHGIHASLGIDPKLLNGKHQSCPSCGGKDRFRYTDFQGNGGFICNHCTPESGSGFDLIMLVFGCTFSESVARVANVLGMNNATHAPLSRTKRQPETTPPPKDQQAALLRLWQQTKPLTANDPASLYLQQRGLSPNVQTLKNIRFAMLEYWAQSIENRPLLLGVLPCMIGAITTPNGELQGVHLTYLQGNHANQWHKLNALHPQTNEPLPAKKMKSRFSGSLKGAAVHLSTPNPQGQLIVAEGIETALAARELFDLPSAAALSCYGLQYFQPPPSVKELFIVADNDPNGAGIKAAQSLALSAVKNHIQAHIWQPENIGFDALDELNRIRQNGNIEH, from the coding sequence ATGAAAACGCAAAATAACCGCCCTAGCGTTCAAGACGTGAAAGCGGCAGCGCATGACCGTTGGCACGGTATTCATGCCAGTTTAGGCATTGACCCCAAATTACTGAATGGCAAGCACCAGTCTTGCCCCAGTTGCGGCGGCAAAGACCGTTTCAGATACACCGACTTTCAAGGGAACGGCGGCTTTATCTGTAATCACTGCACACCCGAAAGCGGCAGCGGCTTTGATTTGATTATGCTAGTCTTTGGCTGCACGTTTAGCGAAAGCGTGGCGCGTGTGGCAAATGTGTTAGGCATGAATAACGCCACACACGCGCCTTTATCACGCACCAAAAGGCAGCCTGAAACAACACCACCGCCCAAAGACCAACAAGCCGCCTTATTGCGCTTGTGGCAGCAAACCAAGCCATTAACCGCCAATGACCCAGCAAGCCTTTACTTGCAACAGCGCGGCTTATCGCCAAACGTGCAAACGCTGAAAAATATCCGCTTTGCTATGTTGGAATATTGGGCGCAATCCATTGAAAACCGCCCCTTATTGTTAGGCGTGTTGCCTTGCATGATTGGCGCAATCACAACGCCAAACGGCGAACTGCAAGGCGTACACCTAACCTATTTACAGGGTAATCATGCGAACCAATGGCACAAATTGAATGCGCTACACCCCCAAACCAACGAACCACTACCAGCTAAAAAGATGAAAAGCCGCTTTTCAGGCAGCCTGAAAGGCGCGGCGGTTCACTTATCCACACCCAACCCACAAGGGCAGCTAATTGTAGCGGAAGGCATAGAAACCGCCCTTGCAGCGCGTGAATTGTTTGACTTACCCAGCGCGGCGGCGTTGAGCTGCTACGGCTTGCAATATTTTCAACCACCGCCCAGCGTGAAAGAGCTGTTTATCGTAGCGGATAACGATCCAAACGGCGCAGGTATCAAAGCCGCTCAAAGCCTAGCATTAAGCGCAGTCAAAAACCACATTCAGGCGCATATATGGCAGCCTGAAAACATCGGATTTGACGCATTGGACGAATTAAACAGGATTAGACAAAATGGCAATATTGAGCATTAA
- the secG gene encoding preprotein translocase subunit SecG: protein MEAFKTVIWIVNIFSSLAIIALVLMQHGKGADAGASFGGSGSAQGVFGSAGNANFLTRMTAISAAVFFASCLALGYINTHANKSGLDFSTVQQSTPAKPAAPANAAPQAASAAK from the coding sequence ATGGAAGCTTTTAAAACCGTTATTTGGATTGTCAATATTTTCTCTTCACTGGCAATTATTGCGCTGGTGTTGATGCAGCATGGCAAAGGTGCTGATGCTGGCGCAAGTTTTGGCGGTTCAGGCAGCGCACAGGGCGTGTTTGGTTCTGCTGGTAATGCAAACTTCTTAACGCGTATGACTGCAATTTCTGCTGCTGTCTTTTTCGCTTCTTGCTTGGCTTTGGGTTACATCAATACACACGCCAACAAAAGTGGTTTGGATTTCAGCACTGTGCAACAAAGCACACCTGCTAAACCTGCTGCTCCAGCGAATGCTGCTCCGCAAGCTGCAAGTGCTGCAAAGTAA
- a CDS encoding tyrosine-type recombinase/integrase: MKLNDQQIKKAKPKEKPYKLADGKGLYLLITPTGGKLWRLKYRVDGKEKTLSIGAYPAITLSEARGQVEAARKQKASGIDPSQAKQQAKAERQAALLNTFQAIALQWHTANLHRWKPHNAERIIEQLKKDVFPHIGSKQLNDVSVAEVKAVLLRVIEQRKAPATAEKIRQWISAIYAYAAIMELTDRNPAFALRGTLEKGKTSHLPALPQTELETFYSRLMAADMAEQNRIAILLLMLLFPRSTEFRGGKWEEIDFTAKTWIIPAERMKHEKNKPKPPHTIPLSTWAIELLTELHSITGKTPYLFPSRTAQNGVISETTLNNIIKKMGYNGIATPHGFRSLASSVLNEKGFNPDAIERQLAHIPNDKIRAAYNRAEYMAERAEFMQWYSDFLQQHYRNAI, from the coding sequence ATGAAGCTAAACGACCAGCAAATAAAGAAAGCAAAGCCCAAAGAGAAACCGTACAAGCTAGCCGACGGCAAAGGCTTGTATTTACTTATTACACCAACAGGCGGCAAACTATGGCGGCTTAAGTATCGCGTGGACGGCAAAGAGAAAACGCTATCAATAGGCGCATATCCAGCCATTACGTTATCAGAAGCAAGGGGACAAGTAGAAGCCGCCCGAAAACAGAAAGCGAGCGGTATAGACCCCAGCCAAGCCAAACAGCAAGCCAAAGCAGAACGACAAGCCGCCTTGCTTAACACCTTTCAAGCAATCGCATTGCAATGGCACACAGCCAACTTGCACCGTTGGAAACCACACAACGCAGAGCGGATTATTGAGCAACTGAAAAAAGACGTTTTCCCACACATAGGCAGCAAGCAGCTTAATGATGTGAGCGTGGCAGAAGTGAAAGCCGTATTGTTGCGCGTGATAGAACAGCGCAAAGCCCCAGCAACCGCCGAAAAAATACGGCAATGGATTAGCGCAATATACGCATATGCCGCAATTATGGAACTGACCGATAGAAATCCAGCTTTCGCGCTGCGTGGCACACTAGAAAAAGGGAAAACCAGCCATTTGCCAGCCCTACCCCAAACAGAGCTAGAAACCTTTTACAGCCGCTTAATGGCGGCGGATATGGCAGAACAAAACAGAATAGCCATTTTGCTGCTTATGTTGCTTTTTCCACGCAGTACAGAATTCAGGGGCGGCAAATGGGAAGAAATAGACTTCACAGCAAAAACGTGGATTATTCCAGCCGAGCGCATGAAGCACGAAAAAAATAAACCCAAACCACCGCATACAATACCACTTTCAACGTGGGCAATTGAGTTATTGACCGAGCTACACAGCATAACAGGCAAAACGCCGTATTTATTCCCCAGCCGCACCGCCCAAAATGGCGTAATTAGCGAAACCACACTAAACAACATCATTAAAAAAATGGGCTACAACGGCATAGCCACACCGCACGGCTTTCGCAGCCTTGCCAGCAGCGTGTTAAACGAAAAAGGATTTAACCCCGATGCCATAGAACGGCAATTAGCCCATATCCCAAACGACAAAATCCGCGCCGCCTACAACCGCGCTGAATACATGGCAGAACGCGCCGAATTTATGCAGTGGTATAGCGATTTTTTGCAACAACATTACAGAAACGCCATTTAG
- the hscB gene encoding Fe-S protein assembly co-chaperone HscB: MSQYFQLFRLPETFELDLVALEQTYRTLAAQFHPDKFAAASAFEQKQAVMMSATINQAYTTLKHPIDRAAYLLKQQNIDADAPENTSFAPEFLTQQMEWREALAEANMENDTAALQKLHDEIAAKYATLQNQLAESFRLPSYETAADQVRQGRFLSKMLRETEVALDK; the protein is encoded by the coding sequence ATGTCGCAATACTTTCAACTTTTCAGGCTGCCTGAAACATTCGAATTAGATTTAGTCGCGTTGGAACAAACCTACCGCACATTAGCCGCACAATTCCACCCCGACAAATTCGCCGCCGCGTCTGCGTTTGAACAAAAACAAGCCGTGATGATGAGCGCAACCATCAATCAAGCCTACACCACGCTCAAGCACCCGATTGACCGCGCCGCGTATCTATTAAAGCAGCAAAATATTGACGCAGACGCGCCTGAAAACACATCGTTTGCACCAGAATTTTTAACGCAACAAATGGAATGGCGCGAAGCCCTAGCCGAAGCCAATATGGAAAACGACACGGCTGCGTTGCAAAAATTGCACGATGAAATCGCAGCAAAATACGCCACGTTACAAAACCAATTAGCCGAATCTTTCAGGCTGCCATCTTATGAAACCGCTGCTGACCAAGTTCGCCAAGGACGGTTCTTGTCTAAAATGTTGCGTGAAACAGAAGTCGCACTGGATAAATAA
- a CDS encoding host-nuclease inhibitor Gam family protein produces MKQHKTLTTALTALAKLEKRKAELENKHCAKVAELENKHAASIEPLEAEMNTIRTAIADYANAHREELTENGKVKSVKIGSGCLKWQKNRAKVEITGDTAAIIAALKRRKLNHFIRTREELDKTAILKEPTAIKRPIDGLTIIQGGASETLTIDTGV; encoded by the coding sequence ATGAAACAACACAAAACCTTAACCACCGCATTAACCGCCCTTGCCAAACTAGAAAAACGCAAAGCAGAGCTAGAAAACAAACATTGCGCCAAAGTAGCAGAACTGGAAAACAAACACGCCGCCAGTATTGAACCGCTTGAAGCTGAAATGAACACCATTCGCACCGCTATTGCCGACTATGCCAACGCACACCGCGAAGAATTGACCGAAAACGGCAAAGTGAAAAGCGTAAAAATCGGTTCAGGCTGCCTGAAATGGCAAAAGAACCGCGCCAAAGTAGAAATTACAGGCGATACAGCTGCCATTATTGCTGCACTGAAACGCCGCAAGCTGAATCATTTTATCCGCACTCGTGAAGAATTGGACAAAACTGCCATTCTGAAAGAACCCACCGCTATTAAGCGCCCTATTGACGGATTAACCATTATTCAAGGCGGCGCAAGTGAAACTTTAACGATTGATACAGGGGTTTAA
- a CDS encoding helix-turn-helix transcriptional regulator, producing MNQVLRVKQVAECLGISVNSVWKKCNAKSHLYDPDFPQPFKVSANATGWLASEIHQFIQLKADQRKAAKP from the coding sequence ATGAACCAAGTTTTAAGAGTGAAACAAGTAGCCGAATGTTTGGGGATTAGCGTGAATAGCGTTTGGAAAAAGTGCAACGCCAAAAGCCATTTATACGACCCCGATTTTCCCCAGCCGTTCAAAGTTTCAGCCAACGCAACAGGTTGGCTTGCAAGTGAAATTCATCAATTCATTCAACTGAAAGCAGACCAAAGAAAGGCAGCAAAACCATGA